One Aminivibrio sp. DNA segment encodes these proteins:
- a CDS encoding FAD-binding protein produces the protein MPRSCGREPRRNFITVAGLDLPVYSFNTVVVGTGCAGYNAADTLFSLGREDVAIVTEGVNMGTSRNTGSDKQTYYKLTLSGSEPDSVRSMAETLFSGGSMHGDIALVEAAMSARGFFKLVSLGVPFPHNGFGEYVGYKTDHDPRQRATSCGPLTSRLMTEHLQKSVEQKGIPVFDGFRVVAILTEGEPKRAVGLVALDTSSFDETTFGLTVFNCTNIVYAVGGPSGIYRSSVYPGSQTCATGIALEAGARGINLTESQYGIASTKFRWNLSGTYQQVIPTYISTDRDGGGAREFLGDYFETPGDMMNATFLKGYQWPFDPRKLHKGGSSIVDMAVFTETRVKGRRVFLDFRVNPAEGGDEKGLRIGLLNDVTREYLEKSHALLDTPLNRLLKMNPLAYRLYLDNGIDLKNERLEIDVCAQHNNGGLAGNFWWESNLKHFFPVGEVNGTFGVYRPGGSALNSTQTGSTRAAQFIAARYGEEPLDIGSLAKATEPAMEKVIGLAKTFRENAGRAGASEPLALRERFQRRMDACGAMIRPADPVRKAIGECRSDLESLASETGAGDARQMAAAFINRDILLTQLAYLSAIDEYIRRGGKSRGSYLICGEEGLAADAGVCAAGGVPVELDEGAFSDRVCETALDAGTMQCSFEWKPVRPIPSNYDDWFENVYNAYVRGEIVK, from the coding sequence ATGCCCCGCTCCTGCGGCCGGGAGCCCCGGCGAAACTTCATCACCGTCGCGGGGCTCGATCTGCCGGTATACAGCTTCAACACCGTCGTCGTCGGCACGGGGTGCGCCGGGTACAACGCCGCGGACACCCTCTTTTCGCTGGGCCGGGAGGATGTGGCCATAGTCACCGAAGGGGTGAACATGGGAACATCCCGGAACACCGGTTCGGACAAGCAGACCTACTACAAGCTCACCCTCTCCGGGAGCGAGCCAGACTCCGTCCGCAGCATGGCGGAGACCCTCTTCTCCGGCGGGTCCATGCACGGGGACATCGCCCTCGTCGAAGCTGCCATGAGCGCCCGGGGCTTCTTCAAGCTCGTCAGCCTCGGCGTTCCCTTCCCGCACAACGGCTTCGGCGAATACGTCGGCTACAAGACCGACCACGACCCGCGGCAGCGGGCCACCTCCTGCGGCCCCCTCACCTCCCGCCTGATGACCGAGCATCTCCAGAAGAGCGTGGAACAGAAAGGAATACCCGTCTTCGACGGTTTCCGCGTCGTCGCCATCCTCACGGAAGGAGAACCGAAGCGGGCCGTCGGCCTTGTCGCCCTGGACACATCATCCTTCGACGAAACCACCTTCGGCCTCACGGTCTTCAACTGCACCAACATCGTATACGCCGTCGGGGGCCCCTCCGGAATATACCGCTCCTCCGTCTACCCCGGAAGCCAGACCTGCGCCACCGGCATCGCCCTGGAGGCGGGCGCGCGGGGCATCAATCTCACCGAGTCCCAGTACGGCATCGCTTCCACGAAATTCCGGTGGAACCTCTCCGGCACCTACCAGCAGGTGATCCCCACCTACATCTCCACCGACCGGGACGGCGGCGGCGCCCGGGAATTCCTCGGCGACTACTTCGAGACACCCGGCGACATGATGAACGCCACGTTCCTGAAAGGATACCAGTGGCCCTTCGACCCCCGAAAACTCCACAAGGGAGGCTCCTCCATCGTCGACATGGCCGTCTTCACCGAGACGCGCGTCAAGGGACGGCGGGTCTTCCTCGACTTCCGGGTCAACCCCGCGGAGGGGGGCGACGAAAAAGGCCTCAGGATCGGTCTGCTGAACGACGTCACCCGGGAATACCTCGAAAAATCCCACGCCCTGCTCGACACGCCGCTGAACCGGCTGCTGAAGATGAATCCCCTCGCGTACAGGCTCTACCTCGACAACGGCATCGACCTGAAAAACGAACGGCTCGAGATCGACGTCTGCGCCCAGCACAACAACGGCGGCCTCGCAGGAAACTTCTGGTGGGAGAGCAACCTGAAACATTTCTTCCCCGTGGGGGAAGTCAACGGAACCTTCGGCGTCTACCGCCCCGGAGGCTCGGCCCTCAACTCCACCCAGACGGGCAGCACCCGGGCCGCCCAGTTCATTGCCGCCAGGTACGGCGAAGAGCCCCTGGATATCGGCTCCCTCGCCAAGGCGACAGAACCGGCCATGGAAAAGGTCATCGGGCTGGCAAAAACCTTCCGGGAAAACGCGGGCCGCGCCGGGGCATCGGAACCGCTTGCCCTCCGGGAACGGTTCCAGCGGAGGATGGACGCATGCGGCGCCATGATCCGGCCAGCCGATCCCGTAAGGAAGGCAATCGGGGAATGCCGCAGCGACCTCGAATCCCTGGCTTCCGAGACCGGGGCAGGCGACGCCCGCCAGATGGCGGCGGCCTTCATCAACCGCGACATCCTGCTGACCCAGCTCGCCTATCTCTCCGCCATCGACGAGTACATCCGCCGGGGGGGCAAAAGCCGCGGATCGTACCTCATCTGCGGTGAAGAGGGGCTCGCCGCCGACGCGGGCGTCTGCGCCGCCGGAGGTGTCCCCGTCGAACTGGACGAAGGCGCCTTCTCCGACCGGGTCTGCGAAACCGCTCTGGACGCCGGTACGATGCAGTGCAGCTTTGAATGGAAGCCCGTCCGGCCCATTCCTTCGAACTACGACGACTGGTTCGAAAACGTGTACAACGCCTATGTCCGGGGAGAGATCGTGAAGTAG
- a CDS encoding 3-ketoacyl-ACP reductase: MTRKVILVTGSSRGIGLGVLKKHAALGYAVVMSSSSGGEKAAEAMEELKAYGVPAAYVKCDISKSADRQAALDFVLGRHGRIDVLVNNAGVAPLARMNILETTEESFDRLMDINLKGTFFMNQLFANAMISLQQQGLPDYSPRIINIGSISAYTASTNRGEYCISKAGIAMVTALFAAELGGHGIPVFEIRPGITKTDMTRTVEGKYNKFIFEDDGIPTKRWGLPEDIGEAAAALSGGAFDYSTGQVINVDGGFHIRRL, from the coding sequence ATGACCCGGAAAGTCATCCTGGTGACGGGTTCCTCCCGCGGCATCGGCCTGGGGGTGCTGAAAAAGCACGCGGCCCTGGGATATGCCGTGGTGATGAGCAGCTCCTCCGGCGGGGAAAAGGCGGCGGAGGCCATGGAAGAGCTCAAGGCGTACGGCGTTCCGGCCGCCTACGTGAAGTGCGACATCTCGAAGAGCGCCGACAGGCAGGCGGCCCTCGACTTCGTCCTCGGCCGGCACGGGCGGATCGACGTCCTGGTGAACAACGCGGGCGTCGCCCCCCTGGCCCGGATGAATATCCTGGAAACCACCGAAGAAAGCTTCGACCGCCTGATGGACATCAACCTGAAGGGAACCTTCTTCATGAACCAGCTTTTTGCCAACGCCATGATCTCCCTCCAGCAGCAGGGGCTTCCGGACTACTCCCCCAGGATCATCAACATCGGCTCCATTTCCGCCTACACGGCTTCCACGAACAGGGGAGAATACTGCATCTCCAAGGCCGGCATCGCCATGGTGACGGCCCTCTTCGCCGCCGAACTCGGGGGGCACGGCATCCCCGTCTTCGAGATACGGCCCGGCATCACAAAGACCGACATGACCAGGACCGTGGAAGGCAAGTACAACAAGTTCATCTTCGAGGACGACGGCATACCCACAAAACGCTGGGGCCTGCCCGAGGACATCGGTGAAGCGGCGGCAGCCCTCTCGGGCGGCGCGTTCGACTACTCCACCGGCCAGGTGATTAACGTGGACGGCGGCTTCCACATCCGGAGGCTCTAG